CGGCGCGTGAACTGCCCGGCCTGCCGTTCGACGAAAAGGTCGTGCTGTCCAACGACGGCGCACTGAACATCGGCGCCGTGCCCAAGACGCTGGGCGTCATCGGCGCGGGCGTGATCGGTCTGGAAATGGGCAGCGTGTGGCGTCGCCTGGGTTCGGAAGTCACGATCCTGGAAGCGATGCCGGAATTCCTGGCCGCCGCCGACGGGCAAGTGGCCAAGGAAGCCCTCAAGGCTTTCACCAAGCAAGGCCTGAACATCCAGATGGGCGTCAAGATCGGTGAGATCAAGGCGACCGCCAAGTCGGTGACTGTGCCTTACGTCGACGCCAAGGGCGCCGAGCAGAAGCTGGTCGTGGACAAGCTGATCGTCTCGATCGGCCGCGTGCCCTACACCGGCGGTTTGAACGCCGACGCCGTGGGCCTGAAGCTGGACGAGCGCGGCTTTGTGGCCGTCGACGGCGACTGCAAGACCAACCTGCCGAACGTCTGGGCAGTGGGCGACGTCGTGCGCGGTCCGATGCTGGCGCACAAGGCCGAAGAAGAAGGCGTGGCGGTTGCCGAGCGCATCGCTGGCCAGCACGGCCACGTCAACTTCGACACCGTGCCGTGGGTCATCTACACCTCGCCGGAAATCGCCTGGGTCGGCAAGACCGAGCAGCAGCTCAAGGCCGAAGGCCGCGAGTACAAGGCCGGCAGCTTCCCGTTCCTGGCCAACGGCCGCGCCCGCGCGCTGGGTGACACCACCGGCTTTGCCAAGGTGATCGCCGATGCCAAGACCGACGAAGTCCTGGGCGTGCACATCGTGGGCCCGATGGCCTCGGAACTGATCTCGGAAGCCGTGACCATCATGGAATTCCGCGGCGCCGCCGAAGACATCGCCCGCATCTGCCACGCGCACCCGACCCTGTCGGAAGCCGTGAAGGAAGCCGCTCTGGCCGTGGACAAGCGC
The DNA window shown above is from Achromobacter spanius and carries:
- the lpdA gene encoding dihydrolipoyl dehydrogenase, whose translation is MSKQFDVVVIGAGPGGYIAAIRAAQLGMSVACIDAWQNGQGGPAPGGTCTNVGCIPSKALLQSSEHFEQANHHFAEHGIEVKGVSLKLDTLIGRKNTVVKQNNDGILYLFKKNKVTFFHGKGAFSGQVEGGWAIKVTGTAEEDLVAKHVVVATGSSARELPGLPFDEKVVLSNDGALNIGAVPKTLGVIGAGVIGLEMGSVWRRLGSEVTILEAMPEFLAAADGQVAKEALKAFTKQGLNIQMGVKIGEIKATAKSVTVPYVDAKGAEQKLVVDKLIVSIGRVPYTGGLNADAVGLKLDERGFVAVDGDCKTNLPNVWAVGDVVRGPMLAHKAEEEGVAVAERIAGQHGHVNFDTVPWVIYTSPEIAWVGKTEQQLKAEGREYKAGSFPFLANGRARALGDTTGFAKVIADAKTDEVLGVHIVGPMASELISEAVTIMEFRGAAEDIARICHAHPTLSEAVKEAALAVDKRALNF